In Aliamphritea ceti, a single window of DNA contains:
- the aroB gene encoding 3-dehydroquinate synthase produces MTQQTLNVDLGDRSYPIFVGNDLFQPEMLAPYIRGNQVLVVSNTTVAPLYMATLKAALPAIQVDEVILPDGEEYKSLTHLNAIYDELLQKRHNRTTTLIALGGGVVGDMTGYAAASYQRGVNFIQVPTTLLSQVDSSVGGKTGVNHPMGKNMIGAFHQPQVVLASVDALETLPDRELSAGLAEVVKYGFIYDADFLAWLEENMSDLMARDSKKLSQAIYRSCEVKAEVVAQDEREGGIRAILNLGHTFGHAIEAKQGYGNWLHGEAVAAGTMMAADLSRRLGWLTVGDVKRVEKVLLAANLPVRPPQDMTAEDFIDLMSVDKKVLDGQLRLVLLKSLGNAVVTADFSADLLQETLTAGAYC; encoded by the coding sequence ATGACTCAGCAGACGCTTAATGTTGATTTAGGTGATCGTTCGTATCCAATATTTGTTGGTAATGATTTATTTCAGCCGGAAATGCTGGCGCCATATATTCGTGGCAACCAAGTGTTAGTCGTCAGTAATACAACGGTAGCACCTTTATATATGGCGACACTGAAGGCTGCGTTACCTGCTATTCAGGTTGACGAAGTTATTCTTCCTGATGGTGAAGAATATAAAAGCCTGACGCATTTGAATGCAATCTATGATGAGTTACTACAGAAGCGACATAACCGAACCACTACGCTTATTGCGCTCGGAGGTGGTGTTGTTGGCGATATGACAGGTTATGCCGCAGCTTCTTATCAGCGTGGCGTTAATTTTATTCAGGTGCCAACCACTTTGTTGTCTCAGGTTGATTCCTCGGTTGGTGGTAAGACTGGCGTGAATCATCCAATGGGTAAAAACATGATAGGTGCTTTTCATCAACCGCAGGTTGTGTTGGCCAGTGTTGATGCGTTGGAAACCCTGCCTGATCGTGAATTATCTGCAGGCCTCGCGGAAGTAGTGAAGTACGGTTTTATTTATGACGCTGATTTTCTAGCTTGGTTAGAAGAGAATATGTCGGATCTGATGGCCCGTGACAGTAAAAAACTGAGCCAGGCGATCTATCGTTCCTGTGAGGTGAAAGCTGAAGTTGTTGCGCAGGATGAGCGGGAGGGAGGTATTCGTGCGATTCTCAATTTAGGTCATACTTTTGGCCATGCGATTGAAGCGAAGCAGGGGTACGGTAACTGGTTACATGGTGAAGCCGTTGCTGCCGGAACAATGATGGCGGCTGATCTTTCGCGTCGTTTAGGTTGGCTGACTGTTGGTGATGTAAAGCGCGTAGAGAAGGTTTTGTTGGCTGCTAACCTGCCAGTCAGGCCACCGCAAGATATGACTGCGGAAGACTTTATTGATTTGATGTCAGTTGATAAAAAAGTCTTAGATGGCCAGTTGCGATTAGTGTTACTTAAGTCGTTGGGAAATGCGGTAGTAACAGCAGATTTTTCCGCAGATTTGTTACAAGAAACGTTAACCGCTGGCGCATATTGCTAA
- a CDS encoding AAA family ATPase, with protein sequence MAQTPINQQALAAAFESAQQRKSFYFEPASRVQMVDKIEHLSRFSDFLLVVTGDAGAGKSTLLEQLRVPETDTTLCASILRCDQPVNVSVLLRSLAKQLPVDIPDQADNRKLLALIYEACNVLSAQGMQWLVMVDDAEKLGKDALEFLLHLLTDAAALSAKPHVILFGLPELMTRLQQDHSIDQLDGQTHHQMLEPFAEDEAQSYIIQRYKAAQSLSEEQLRQLFVISGGLPGGLNQAVENLFRAGEISQNKSSRGLPRVHLISIATVLIGVLLISLWQYWPEEQQSEDVRERVQLELPVTPAAKEAAIIDVSDEPAVRKILPIPSLEPDLVIKDNSVVEANKPVPVAKIVEKKAVEKKQPAKPVSDTSVLVKSEQSKLSKTDSADKSKPVLPKPEASVQSKIVAEAKDKVAAKVIAEKPAVKPVEVAAAVKNTVSEAPAKPDVKVKPIIKPVVKPVVKTVPKAVVKESPAVAKLTAPQLTVSEQALLEWPTSGYTLQVLGAGLKKSADDFIRGQQEPQKFYLFRTTYKGNPWYVVVYGQYKSRQSASVASKSLPDGLRKLQPWARSIQGIQSEIKK encoded by the coding sequence ATGGCGCAGACCCCGATTAATCAACAGGCACTGGCAGCAGCTTTTGAATCTGCACAGCAACGTAAGTCATTCTATTTTGAACCTGCTTCCAGGGTTCAGATGGTCGATAAAATTGAGCATTTGAGTCGTTTTAGTGACTTTCTTCTGGTTGTAACAGGTGATGCCGGAGCTGGTAAATCGACCTTACTGGAACAGTTGAGAGTACCAGAAACGGATACTACGCTTTGTGCCAGTATTTTACGTTGTGATCAGCCCGTCAATGTATCTGTATTGCTGAGGAGTCTTGCTAAACAGCTGCCTGTAGATATCCCTGATCAGGCGGATAATCGTAAATTATTAGCGCTTATCTATGAAGCTTGTAATGTGTTATCTGCGCAGGGCATGCAGTGGCTGGTAATGGTGGATGATGCAGAGAAACTGGGAAAGGATGCACTGGAGTTTTTATTGCATCTGTTAACAGATGCGGCTGCCTTGTCAGCTAAGCCTCATGTGATTCTGTTTGGTTTACCTGAGTTGATGACCCGTTTACAGCAAGATCACAGTATTGATCAGTTGGATGGTCAGACACATCACCAAATGCTTGAGCCTTTTGCTGAAGATGAAGCGCAAAGCTACATTATTCAGCGTTATAAGGCTGCTCAGTCATTATCTGAAGAGCAATTACGGCAGTTATTTGTCATTTCCGGTGGTTTGCCTGGTGGGTTAAATCAGGCTGTTGAAAACTTATTCCGGGCCGGTGAAATTAGCCAGAACAAGTCTTCTCGGGGCCTACCGCGTGTACATTTGATTAGCATTGCGACAGTGCTGATAGGTGTGTTGTTGATTTCATTATGGCAGTACTGGCCGGAAGAGCAGCAAAGTGAGGATGTTCGTGAACGTGTTCAGTTAGAGCTTCCAGTTACACCGGCAGCTAAAGAAGCTGCAATCATTGACGTTTCAGATGAACCTGCTGTACGTAAGATTTTACCTATTCCGTCACTTGAACCTGATCTTGTTATCAAAGATAACAGCGTTGTTGAGGCTAATAAGCCTGTGCCGGTTGCTAAGATTGTTGAGAAGAAAGCTGTAGAGAAAAAACAGCCAGCCAAACCTGTTTCTGATACATCTGTCTTAGTAAAGAGTGAGCAGTCTAAACTTAGTAAAACTGATTCTGCTGATAAATCCAAACCTGTGTTGCCAAAACCAGAGGCTTCTGTGCAATCAAAAATTGTTGCTGAAGCGAAAGATAAAGTTGCAGCAAAAGTGATTGCAGAAAAGCCAGCAGTAAAACCTGTTGAGGTTGCAGCAGCAGTCAAAAATACAGTTTCTGAAGCCCCTGCAAAACCGGATGTTAAAGTTAAGCCTATAATTAAACCAGTCGTTAAACCTGTTGTTAAAACGGTTCCTAAGGCTGTAGTTAAGGAAAGCCCGGCTGTTGCTAAGTTGACAGCGCCTCAGCTCACAGTAAGTGAGCAGGCATTGCTTGAGTGGCCTACTTCCGGCTATACGCTTCAGGTATTGGGTGCCGGGTTAAAGAAAAGTGCTGATGATTTCATTCGTGGACAACAGGAGCCTCAGAAGTTCTACCTGTTCAGAACTACCTACAAGGGAAACCCATGGTATGTAGTGGTCTACGGACAATATAAAAGTCGTCAGTCAGCGTCAGTTGCCAGTAAATCTTTACCAGATGGGTTGCGTAAGCTTCAGCCCTGGGCGAGATCCATACAGGGTATCCAGTCTGAGATAAAAAAATAG